The segment GTCCCCGCGGACGTTGACGGCTCATATCAGTTTTTAATAAATCCGCGACACGGGTCCTGACGGTCACGCGCACTGTTTTCCTCAGAACAGGGTTTTCCtcctggttgttttttttaaaagacgtTGTTAGCATCTGCAGCTAGCATCTCGCTCCCGTTAGCATTAGCCGTTAGCCTCCCTGGCTACCAGACCTCCGCGGGCCTGTAGCGGGGGACACGCTCTTTATGCCCAGGGAACATCTTTCTCTCCAGCGACCAGGAGACCCTGAACCGTGAGTATCTGCTCCCGGGGTCCGGGGGTTCACAGACGGCTTTATTCACCACGTCCTGCCGAGAGCTAGCCTGCTAGCTTAGCTCCGCAGCCCCACTAGCCTGCTAGCATTAGCATGGAGGAGGGAGTTATGAAATCTGCTGTTTACAAGCAGAGGTTGTGTTGTGGgattaatatatttaaacagtttCTGTTGTCGACCGACACTAATGGTTATCTTCATCACCGAGCAGAGCTCCGATTGATTCATCGATTAATCGATAGGTCTGTACACTGACAGTAAATAGACTCGTTTAAATAACAGCTTGAACCGCACAGATTCAAGTATCATGAATAAATCATATTGATGATCAGTTATCAGAAGAGTTCGATGATCAATTCTCTGTTTAACTGATTATTGCAGCTTCgcttgtttagttcagtttcacaACAGAATGTAGAGCAGTGACATCAGCAgatatcagtgtgtgtataatgtataatgtataatatatagGTATTTACACTCGCATCATTATATGATGTGAATAAAACACTTAGACTTTTGATGGGACTTTGAAGGCGTCACCATGGAAACGGACACACATCAAAGGATCAATGAGGAAAAAgtcaacagatttttttaactgataataaataatgatcATTAGTCACAGACAGTCCAGAATAATTCGAACAGTTGATAGAGACGTGTTTGATATGATCAGTTAATCAGCTGTGGTAAATCTTTAAGAAGTAAAGTCGGCCTCTCAGATGTGATGCTAGTTTCAGTATCGACTTTGATGGTGAACGGAAAatctttagttttttcattattGATCGGACAATGAAGATTTCATCTTGGAAACTTTGACTCAAAACAACTGATCAACTAATCGAGAAAATACAGATCAaaggatgaagaaaaacaatcactAAAATCCTGaatgattttaacattttaaacatacatCCTTATTATCATTAAATCCTCATCATTACAGTTTATGGGCAAAATAAGACATTAGAAATATGGATGAACATCTTCAGCATTTTCTCACGTCTTTTAAACCAAATTGATAATCGATTCATCAACGCGTTAGTTGTACTTCTTGTGTCTGTTTGAATGAACTTGTGAAGTTCTCTTCTCAGGGACGAGGGTTGTAATGTCAGTACCTGCTGCCTCGGTACTTTAACCGTGGAACCTGAGGTCCACTCCACATCGACCTGTCATGTAAGAGCTGTTGTCTTGTTTCAGCTGGGTGGCTGGTCAGAGCAGCCTCCTCCCACCATGGAGGCAGGAGGGAAGGACTGTGAGGAGGAAACTCTGCAGACAGCGTTTAAGAAGCTCAGGGTCGATGCCGAGAGGTAAATCACTGCAGCTTTCACCATTGTTTTCTGCTGCCATGGTAGTTGTGACATATTAGATTGTTGGTATTGCTCACTGTACACACTGCTTAGTGGCTTCATCAGAGTTTTAAAGGTCATGAAAACCTGATCAAGTCAAGGAATTTGACAGTTGGTATTTCCGGGCCTGTAAAAGTTTTGGAAAATGATTTAATCACATGATGTTTAAGCAGAGGAATTATCATTTAGATATAATTACAGTTAAACATGTTTGTTCCTGGTGTGATGTCTGAGTTTCAGGCTTCACAGGGACAAGAGAGGTTGCTCTTCTCTCATCTGGGACATAAACTGAAACCTTTTAGATCTGAACCGTTGGTCAAACCCAACCAGAACTGTTTGCATTGTTTGTCATTGCTTTTTGTGCTTGTGTTAATATTCACGTTTCAGACTCGGGTTTCAaaccctctctcttcctttcagcGTGCCCGGAGCTGTGAGTGTTTCCGAGGCGCTGGTTCCCAGAGCGACACCGCGACCTTGTCTCGACACCAGCGGAGCAAAGCCCAAGCTCAGCTGCCCCAAGGACAACTGGCACGGGTGGGTGGAGCAGACGTGTCGTCATGTTAACAGACATCGCATTTTCAGTctctgaagaaaaagaagcgTTTAAAAAGTTCGACAGTGAAGTTAACACTTAGATATGACAACATATAAACTTAAAGTAATGATATCAATCCTAGTATTTATCTCTCTCAGTTTAAGGAACATTTAGATTAACACGATCACGTCATTAAGAAATCAAACTCAGTCAGGCTTGTAACACCGGCTCTGTTTCATTCAGCACGACCAAAACCGAGTTCTGTAGCTTTTGGTGGAAATGTGGGAACAGCTGATGTTAATGTTGAATGAAGACAATTCACATCCGAAATAACAGGTTTAACATCCAGCTGTGTGTCCGCACCAGATGTTGGCTGTGATGcagtctttgttgtttttgctccTCATCATCTTCTCTCGCTCCTCTTCTTTGTCCCCCCTCAGCTGTATGAGGAAAACTTCCAGAGGAGCATCCAGAACCCAGCGGCGCCGGAGGTCCAAGTCCCCCATCCTCCACCCCCCAAAGTTCAGCTACTGCAGCACGGCCACGGCCTCTGCACTGTCGACCTCTAGTGGCTGCCTGAAGCACCAGCGCCTGGCTGTGCCCGAGCCCGTGGAGCTTCGTCCTGCGGTCGACTGCAGATCCGCCTCCTCCACAGCTCTCCCCGCCCAGAAAGAGCTCTTGTCTCCAGGCTCACCCGGCCACATCTCTCCCCTGGTTTTTGGATCTTGCGCTGGTTATGAGTCACGTGTTGGAGCTGTGGTTTCCTCGCCATCTTTACAGGAGATCCCCAGCATCATCAATACAGTTGTAGAGCAGGAGGGGGGAAACTGTGGAGATGTCCAGTCgagcgaggaggagaaaagtgcCTGTGACGGAGCGGCGTCTGGAGCAGGAGCATCTCTGAGATCCGGACCCGCTGAGGCCGCTGACTTCCGAGCCTTATCGGAGCTCCCCTGCTCTGCAGACGGCGCCCACGTGCCCTGCTCCTGCGCCCAGAAGAAAAGCTCAGATTCACAAGAGGAGAGCGGCCAGGGCGCTGAAAACCAGTGCCGATGCCAGTCGCATCATCAGGGCCTGCACGGCGTGGAGGTGTATTCCTTCACCGGGCTCCGCAATGTCATCTCGGAGTGTGAGCGGAGCCTGCCGAGCCACGGCGACGCCCCCAGAACTGTCAGCACCAACAGTAACGCAGCCGCAGCGTCGTCGTCAGGCTCCTCCCCCCGCTCATGTTCGGAGCAGGCGCGCGGTTACGTCGATGACATCACAATAGATGATCTTTCTGGCTACATGGAGTATTATCTTTACATCCCCAAGAAGATGTCACACATGGCGGAGATGATGTACACTTAGAGGAGTCACgaaatattattatatcaaatGAGGATTAAAAGAGTTAAgaggattttctttgtttgtcagaaGAATGTCGCTGCAGGAGAAAGGTTCACTcgttattttatttctgtttctctgttgtgCTACATTGATTAATtactttctgttctttttttaatttaattcttaGTTAACATATGAAGTTGCCAAAGCTTTTGGTGCGGGCTCGTACGGAAGGAGAGAACAGTAGAAATTGACAAACTTGTGACGACGAGTGTGATGatgtttgtggtgttgtgacCTCCAGAGTCACGTGTCTGGATTTCATTTCCTTCAATAAAGACgcaaaatgtttttgttggaaAAACCTGTCGTCGTCTCTTCAGTCGAATGAAGCTgtgactgtttcctgttttacacAGAAGTGACAAACGTaagaacaaatgaaataaaatagatatTACCCCAACTGGTGGGAACTCACAAACCCTTGAGTGAATTCAGCTGAAATCCAGAAAACATCAAGGTGTTCATCATCATCTTGTTCTTTCAGggacttttctttctgtttcagtcGTTCTGAGGAAACTTGAAGACGTTGACGCAGAAACACAATCGTCAAACTTCCTTTGATATTTGCAGCCAGCAGCCACATCAAAGATCAGTGTGAACAGTCACTTTGACAGAGAAATGCtcagaatgaaatgaaaccaACAGCAGCTGTTCTAACCAACACGAGTCTGATACTGGGTCTCAGTCGTGTTCCATCGTGAGTCACAGTCAGGCTGTTCACATCCGAGCATCAGTGCAAAGACCTGAGATTCAGAATTTACtttcatattaaaatacatttgataaaaaagttttattctgAAGGGCTGGAGCTAAGTGAGAAATAAGACTCGTTCATCAGGTGATTGATCACATGTCTGCTCAGAGAAggagcagccaatcagagacccTCGTTCTGCCTCAGTATACACGATCTCAAAGATTCAAGATGATGTCACAGGTAAAAACACGTAGAAAACGTTTCCTGGGAAACTATAAGTAAGTTAATTACATATAATATGTAGTAAtagaataaaatctgaatttactAAATTAAATATACTAAATAAACTATGACAAAGACATgagaacaaataaatgatattaTATTGAAAGGGACATTATTCTGAAAGAACATGTACAATTATACTTTTTTAAAGTTCCTCCTATTTGAAATCTTCAGGGCTGgaacaaaaatctaatataGTTAGAATATAGagatctataaataaatatatgtactgtatatataaagacaatatGTCTGAAAAGTAAATTCTATTTTTTGGACAAGTACCGAGAGAAGTGATGAGTTTGAGTAGGTTTTAGGTTTTAGGTTTTTTATTCGATCCAGGCAGCTGATGCAGAGACTGagatttaattcatgttttcatttcatagtAATTTGATTTGTGGTTGTCTGCAGCTCTTTGAAGTGGAACAGTtccacctgcagggggcgccaTGTCCTGCTCATCTCTCTTCTGTGGCTGACCCACAGTGAGGGTGTGACTCTGTTTCCTCAGCAGCTCGGGATGAGAAGCATCCACCACCAAACTGCCCAGAGCGAAACAAGTGAAGCAACCAAACCTGTTCTGGACCAATGAGGCTGCACCAAGGacccagaggaggagacacacagaTGTTCTCACCACCAGAAGATCAACATCTGGGATTCCTCCATGTCTGAGTTCTCAGCTCACACTTTGTGTTGCTCACTCGTCTTTATCTTCCTGCCTCAGATTGATCTCTGTGAGAAAAGAAGTAAAGGGTTTAAATGATGTTTGAATTTATGTCGGTTGAACCAAGTGTCAAAGTGCTGGTGAGCGACATGAGTCAGATACAGgtagatataaatatacactACATACTATAAACTGTATCTCATACTTCAATGTCACAACCTTTCTTCTGGGAATGACCCTGAAGTATCACAGCTCATCATTTCTACATCTACAGGGCGTAATTCACACTGGGTCACGAGTCTGTTCCTGATCAACATCGTGAAAACCTCCAGAGTTAAATCCTCGTTCACACCACGTTCAAAGAATGTTGAAGGAACTCACGTGTTCCTGCATTTAGCAAAGTCTTAAAACCTTCAAGTGGCATTTATTTATCAAACGATGACATTTAGTGACAAACCTTCATCATCACTCATCATTTACTTCATCATTGGATTATTCAGGAGCTAAAGAGCCTGAGGTTTCcccctggagctggaggagaccaAACCCTGAGCTAAAGGACTTCctctttcacaccttgtttgttCCAGATCTTCAGACCtcaacatcaggtgtgaaaggttcctcaggcCACGTTCCAGACCCTaatacaatgtgaaaccaacaCGAACcagatccaaacaaacacatgaagctgctTCAGACTCTCAGGAGAGAAACGATctttacagattttatttttgtataaatagTTGCCAAATTATTCCAACAATCATtgtcattgatttattttatgatGTAAAATCGTCCACATATCTGCATTTACACTCAGGTGTTTTCCTGTAAAGATGAACGAGAGAGAGACGATGGAGGGAATCCACCAAATTCACCAAAACCTCACTGATGAGAAAAGGTCTGAAGTTAAGTCAGAGACGAGAAACAAAACTCGCAGGAAACCACAGAGTGAGTCTGAGGTGAAGCTGAAGCAGCTCGTTCACTGGTTTACTGGAACAGGCCTCGTGTCGTGTTGAGctctgaaacacaactgaaccctgggtattacccatgatcctctgcttcctggacctgaagagctgcagctgtaacacatccaccaaactgttcagaactcttcatgttttaacagtttcctgctgaatattggagataaactctggtttttaataacttcagagtgttttgaactgatctcagttcagcttcactcttcagctgcagctggttgtgacagttgaagctgaccctcagtcagttcttctcacaggagatggaacccactcagcagagtcacagagaacagacgttcagggagagaaggaggaaactttctcatgttcacactcacacatcagactcactttcacCAAGCTGCTGCTTTTAGTTTAGCTTCATCATCTCACTGTAAAGCAAAGATCTGGGAACGTGTTTCCATCTGAGATCTTCAGGAAGTTTCTGTTTCATGACTCTTTTAATGATCAGAGTTAAAGCTGCGTTTCAAGTTAATCTTTCACCTGCACTCGGTACATTTTTTATCACTCAGTTACTGACGGAGTGAAAGTCTGAATCCACCTCGTTGTCGGGTGTCGTCCGATCAAACTTCACTTTGAGGGAACAAAGTGTTCCAGAGCTGAGGTTATGTAAACGAGTGTTTGGGTCGTTCTGCTGCTCTCGTGTGTAAACACTCAgtgtcagtgagagagagagagagagagagagagagagagagagggagagagagggagagagagagagagagagagggagggagagagagagagagagagagagacagagagagagggggagagagagagagacagagagagagagagagagagagagggagagagagaaagagagagagagagagagagagagagagggagagagagagagagagagagagagagggagagagagagagagagagagagagagagagagagagagagagagagagggggagagagagagagagggagagagagggagagagagagagagagagagagagagagagggggagagagagagagacagagagagagagagagagagagagggagagggagagagagagagagagagagagagagagagagagagagagagagagagggggagagagagagagagagagagggagaaggagggagggagagagagagagaaggagggagggagagagagagagagagtgtgtggtagagagagagagagagagacagagagagagagagagagagagagagagagagagagggagagagagggagagagagagagagagagagagagagagagagagacagagagagagacagagagagagagagggagagagagagagagagacagagagagagagacagagagacagagagagagagagagagagagagagagagagagagagagggagagagagggagagagagggagagagagagagagagagagagagagagagagagacagagagagagagagagagagagagacagagagagagagagggagagagagagagagagagagggggagagagagagagacagagagagagagagagagagagagggagggtgatcacacacacacacacacacacacacacacacacacacacacattacacacacactggatgtgAGGTCATGTGAGGACCAGTCAGTTCACCTGcaataatacatattaaaaacaacataattgaatgtttgtgctgtt is part of the Hippoglossus hippoglossus isolate fHipHip1 chromosome 5, fHipHip1.pri, whole genome shotgun sequence genome and harbors:
- the oser1 gene encoding oxidative stress-responsive serine-rich protein 1: MEAGGKDCEEETLQTAFKKLRVDAESVPGAVSVSEALVPRATPRPCLDTSGAKPKLSCPKDNWHGCMRKTSRGASRTQRRRRSKSPILHPPKFSYCSTATASALSTSSGCLKHQRLAVPEPVELRPAVDCRSASSTALPAQKELLSPGSPGHISPLVFGSCAGYESRVGAVVSSPSLQEIPSIINTVVEQEGGNCGDVQSSEEEKSACDGAASGAGASLRSGPAEAADFRALSELPCSADGAHVPCSCAQKKSSDSQEESGQGAENQCRCQSHHQGLHGVEVYSFTGLRNVISECERSLPSHGDAPRTVSTNSNAAAASSSGSSPRSCSEQARGYVDDITIDDLSGYMEYYLYIPKKMSHMAEMMYT